A genomic window from Nicotiana sylvestris chromosome 11, ASM39365v2, whole genome shotgun sequence includes:
- the LOC104235796 gene encoding uncharacterized protein At5g41620-like — MLRQNLYGDGRSGGKCNNKVRKRGGSTSSSSSLIQSYRLKRAILVGKKGGSSTPVPMWKMNNSRSPSLQNDSNSKSFKILQQQTTAAKVIGCEKGKEILSVSARKLGATLWEINGVLTPNKKEEVNFNEVERVVKSSSKFDSVAFQLSHTPASERMERSKVGSHRRRSSIGSQKLVQTDFSLQNDCLLEVDQTQQNYAQTVNRHRLKDVRNGLAASKELLKVLNRVWGLNEHQSTCLSLFSAIKAELDRACIQVTKLIHEQRYNNGEIDVHLKQFEEEKAAWKLKEQDKIHSAITSIAKELKIEKKLRKQTERINKKLGKELADTKTCLSKAVKELEGEKRAREILEQVCDELARGIGEDRAEVEELKRQSAKVREEVEKEREMLQLADVLREERVQMKLSEAKYQFEEKNAVVDKLRNELEAYLRSKKGQEQGGDDSPNYERIKELEKHLRETLPTTCYYQDKEKENGKVVNKEEDDDDDDDSADSDLHSIELNMDDNTKSYEWGSTLENDPKRLSVSDKSKGRKSISEKFPRQSISIEWEFGKENVEQERSNFLENGGIFDFSSQVWKKDCEDEIERYKMIKDLRDHIVSSASRKTPTQGFSGPTKNWSQQNTPSNDADQ, encoded by the exons atgcttAGGCAAAATTTGTATGGAGATGGAAGAAGTGGAGGAAAATGCAACAACAAGGTGAGAAAAAGGGGGGGATCAACATCAAGTTCATCTTCATTAATACAAAGTTATAGATTAAAAAGGGCAATATTAGTTGGGAAAAAAGGAGGGTCAAGTACACCAGTACCAATGTGGAAAATGAATAATTCAAGATCACCATCATTACAAAATGATAGTAATAGTAAGTCATTCAAGATTCTGCAGCAGCAAACAACAGCAGCAAAAGTTATTGGTTGtgaaaaagggaaagaaatatTGTCAGTTTCAGCAAGAAAACTTGGTGCTActttgtgggaaattaatggtgtTCTTACGCCGAATAAAAAGGAAGAGGTGAATTTTAATGAAGTGGAAAGGGTTGTTAAGTCATCATCCAAATTTGATTCTGTTGCTTTCCAATTATCTCATACTCCTGCTTCTGAG AGAATGGAGAGATCTAAAGTGGGAAGTCATAGAAgaagatcttcaattggttctCAGAAACTTGTGCAGACTGATTTCTCTCTCCAAAATGATTGCTTGCTTGAG GTTGATCAGACACAACAAAATTATGCACAGACTGTAAACAGACATCGGTTAAAGGATGTAAGGAACGGTCTAGCCGCGTCTAAGGAGCTGCTGAAAGTTTTGAATCGTGTATGGGGACTTAACGAGCATCAATCAACTTGCTTATCTCTTTTCTCGGCTATAAAAGCTGAGCTTGATCGTGCGTGTATTCAGGTGACTAAATTGATTCACGAACAAAGATATAACAACGGTGAAATTGATGTCCACTTGAAgcaatttgaagaagaaaaggcGGCTTGGAAGTTAAAAGAGCAAGACAAGATTCACAGTGCCATTACATCTATAGCAAAGGAGCTCAAGATAgagaagaagctgaggaagcaAACCGAGAGAATAAACAAGAAGCTCGGTAAGGAATTGGCTGATACGAAAACTTGTCTGTCAAAGGCTGTCAAAGAGCTTGAAGGCGAAAAGAGGGCACGAGAGATATTGGAGCAGGTATGCGATGAATTAGCTAGAGGTATTGGAGAAGATAGAGCTGAGGTAGAAGAATTGAAGAGACAATCGGCTAAAGTTCGCGAGGAagttgagaaggaaagggaaatgCTTCAACTAGCTGATGTTTTACGCGAGGAAAGAGTTCAAATGAAGCTATCAGAAGCCAAGTATCAATTCGAGGAGAAAAATGCAGTTGTCGATAAGCTAAGGAATGAGCTTGAGGCTTACTTGAGATCCAAAAAGGGACAAGAACAAGGTGGCGATGACTCTCCTAATTATGAAAGAATCAAGGAACTCGAAAAACATTTGAGAGAAACACTTCCAACCACATGTTATTACCAAGATAAAGAGAAGGAAAACGGGAAAGTAGTAAataaagaagaagatgatgatgatgatgatgattcagCTGATAGTGATCTACATTCAATTGAATTAAACATGGATGATAACACGAAAAGCTATGAATGGGGAAGTACCCTTGAGAATGATCCTAAGAGATTATCGGTTTCTGACAAAAGTAAAGGGAGGAAGTCCATTTCAGAGAAATTTCCAAGACAAAGTATTTCCATAGAATGGGAGTTCGGGAAAGAGAACGTGGAGCAAGAGAGGTCCAACTTTCTTGAAAATGGAGGGATTTTCGACTTCTCTTCTCAAGTTTGGAAAAAAGATTGTGAAGATGAGATAGAGAGGTACAAAATGATCAAGGATCTTCGCGACCATATCGTGTCTTCTGCTTCGAGGAAAACACCAACTCAAGGCTTTTCGGGTCCAACTAAGAATTGGAGCCAACAGAATACGCCTTCTAATGATGCTGATCAATGA